From a single Octopus sinensis linkage group LG5, ASM634580v1, whole genome shotgun sequence genomic region:
- the LOC115212312 gene encoding caspase-3-like — MDYADAQRVEGIFFKEKDPDSQPEDVEMVSVEGSSESVNARYDMDREKKNLALIINNVEFDESTGMSYRQGSDRDASAIKKTLKSLHFEVIDRKNLSVKDMKQIFKDISTMEHAKYNCFVCVISTHGENNNHVCGTDGKVKLDDLVELFLPDRCPSLIGKPKLFFVQACRGRKEDSGAPMHDAGDFRVKYQNVTSHKVPLGADMLLAYSTVPGFYSYRRSTTGSWFIQSLARILEKHGDRLELQQLMILVNRKVACEYQHSSTRKKQVPCVANMLMKELYFYK, encoded by the coding sequence ATGGATTACGCAGATGCACAACGTGTTGAaggtatattttttaaagagaaagaTCCCGATTCACAACCTGAAGATGTTGAAATGGTGTCTGTTGAAGGAAGTAGCGAATCTGTAAATGCCAGATATGACATGGATcgcgaaaaaaaaaatctggctttaataataaataacgtGGAGTTTGACGAATCGACTGGTATGTCTTACCGACAAGGATCCGACAGAGATGCATCAGCAATTAAAAAGACTTTGAAGTCATTGCATTTTGAGGTGATCGACCGCAAGAATTTATCAGTGAAAGACATGAAGCAAATCTTTAAGGATATATCCACGATGGAGCATGCGAAGTATAACTGCTTCGTTTGTGTTATATCGACTCACGGTGAAAATAATAACCACGTATGTGGCACTGATGGTAAAGTAAAACTTGACGATTTAGTGGAGTTGTTTCTTCCCGATAGATGTCCGAGCTTAATAGGTAAGCCAAAACTATTCTTCGTACAAGCCTGTCGGGGAAGGAAAGAGGACAGCGGTGCACCTATGCACGATGCCGGCGATTTTAGAGTGAAATATCAAAATGTCACATCTCACAAAGTACCACTTGGGGCCGACATGCTTCTGGCTTATTCCACTGTCCCTGGATTTTACTCCTATAGACGTTCTACGACTGGATCTTGGTTCATTCAATCGCTAGCCCGCATTTTGGAAAAACACGGAGACCGACTTGAACTGCAACAATTAATGATTTTGGTAAACCGTAAGGTTGCCTGTGAATATCAGCATTCTTCCACTAGAAAGAAACAGGTTCCTTGCGTGGCAAACATGTTAATGAAAGAGTTATACTTTTACAAGTAA
- the LOC115212057 gene encoding caspase-3-like — translation MDYTDAQRVEGIFFKERNPDSQPEDVEMVSVEGSSESVNARYDMDRNKENLALIINNESFDESTGFSNRQGSDKDASAIKHTLESLHFKVINRKNLSVKDMKQIFKDISTMEHAEHNCFVCIILTHGEDGNQIYGTDGEVNLNELVQMFLPDRCPDLIGKPKLFFVQACRGRKEDSGAPMHDAGDVREKYQNVTSHKVPLGADMLLAYSTVPGFYSYRRSTTGSWFIQSLAHILEKHGDRLELQQLMILVNRKVAYEYEHSCTKMKQVPCVANMLMKELYFYK, via the coding sequence ATGGACTACACAGATGCACAACGTGTTGAaggtatattttttaaagagagaaacCCCGATTCACAACCTGAAGATGTTGAAATGGTGTCTGTTGAAGGAAGTAGCGAATCTGTAAATGCCAGATATGACATGGATCGTAACAAAGAAAACCTGGCTTTGATAATCAACAATGAAAGTTTCGACGAATCGACTGGTTTCTCTAACCGACAAGGATCCGACAAAGATGCATCAGCAATTAAACACACATTGGAGTCGTTGCATTTTAAGGTAATTAACCGCAAGAATTTATCAGTGAAAGACATGAAGCAAATCTTTAAGGATATATCCACGATGGAGCATGCGGAGCATAACTGCTTCGTTTGTATTATATTGACTCACGGTGAAGACGGTAACCAGATTTATGGCACTGATGGAGAAGTAAATCTTAACGAGTTAGTGCAGATGTTTCTTCCTGATAGATGCCCAGATTTAATAGGTAAGCCAAAACTATTCTTCGTACAAGCCTGTCGGGGAAGGAAAGAGGACAGCGGTGCACCTATGCACGATGCCGGCGATGTtagagaaaaatatcaaaatgtcACATCTCACAAAGTACCACTTGGGGCCGACATGCTTCTGGCTTATTCCACTGTCCCTGGATTTTACTCCTATAGACGTTCTACGACTGGATCTTGGTTCATTCAATCGCTAGCCCACATTTTGGAAAAACACGGAGACCGACTTGAACTGCAACAATTAATGATTTTGGTAAACCGTAAGGTTGCCTATGAATATGAGCATTCTTGCACTAAAATGAAACAGGTTCCTTGCGTGGCAAACATGTTAATGAAAGAGTTATACTTTTACAAGTAA